The region AACCGGCGGTATCTGCGGACCAAACAGCTCCGGCTCGGGCACCGTCTGTGGCAGGAGGACGTGCGATGAGGGAGTATGAGGGGAAGCTGATTGGTACCGGGATGCGCTTTGGCCTGGTGGTCTCCCGCTGGAATGACCTGGTCACCCGGCGGCTGCTGGAAGGCGCGGTGGGCGCGCTGCGCGCCCACGGCGTAGAGGAAGAGGCCCTCGAGGTAGCCTGGGTTCCCGGCTCCTTCGAACTGCCCCTGCTGGCTCGGCAGATGGCCCGCAGTGGGCGCTATGAGGCTGTGATCGCGCTGGGCTGCTTGATTCGGGGGGCTACCGATCACTACTCCCTGATTGCGGCGGCGGTGACCCATGCCCTCCAACACACCATGCTGCAATCCGATATTCCCATCGCTTTTGGCGTCCTAACCACCGATACCCTCGAGCAGGCCCTCGAGCGCGCCGGCACCAAGGCGGGCAACAAGGGAGCGGAGGCGGCACTAGCGGCGCTCGAGGTAGCCAACCTGATGAAGGCCTACCGGGGTGGGTAGGCTCTACCTCCGGCGCGGATTGGGTTCGCAGACGGCTTCGCTGGCGAGGTCCCCACTTTGTCCCGCCGCTCATCTACGCGCTTTTCGGCCTGCTCATCCTGGTGGCAGGAGCGGGGGTAATCTTCCTCCTGCGCCGGGTCCGGGAGAGCGGGCCCCTTCACCCTGATCGCAGAGCGGCGAGCAGGTGCTGGGCCTCGGCCGCATGCGCCTGCTGGCCGGGGAGCTGGGCCAGGTTGGAGAGCACCAGCGCAAGGTCGTAGGCGTGGCCCAGATCGCGGAAGAGGGACGCGGCCTCGGTGAAGGCGGCCTGGGCTTCTTCTATCTGGCCCTGGGCGGCCAGAGCCCGCCCCTCCACCCAGCGAGCCTGGGCCCGGCCGGGCTGGTTCTGGAAGCTTTCGGCGAACTTCTGGGCCTTCCGCGCGTAGGCTAGGGCGTCCTCGAGCTCGCCCTGCTCGAGTCGGAAGGCTGCCAGGGCAGGGTAGAACTGCACGCTGCACACCGGGCACAGCGTGCCCTGGGCCTCTAGATCCAGACCCGCCCGGGCCAGGCGCTCGGCCCGCGGGCGGTCGCGGGCTTCCAGGCGGTTCCACAGTCCCGCGGCATAGAGGCGCATCAGGCAGTGGTCGCGCACCGCGGCCTGCGCGGCGGCCTCGAGGCCCCGCTCCACCGCCCGCCAGCCAGCCTCGAGCTCCCCCGCGCGGTGTGGAGAAGGGCTTCGCGGGCCAAGGTGTAGGCCTCGCCGGCCGGGGAGCCGATCTTGTGGTGGAGCTCGAGGGCGCGCCCCAGGTGGCGGGTGGCCTCCTGGAGGTTGGTGCGCAGGAACTCCATGCTCCCCAGCGCGTAGTGGCACACCGCCACGCAGCGCAGGTCGCCTACGGCCTGGGCGTGCTCCTGCACCTGGTGAATGAAGGCCCGGGCCTGCTGGTAGGGGTCTTCGCCGTAGATGTGGTACTCCCACAGGCACAGGTGGGCGTCGGTGGCCAGGGCCACCTCCGGCGACCAGCCGGCCAGCCCGCGCTTGAGCTCGTAGCGTAAGCCCTCCTCCCAGCGTCCCATGGGCAAGTAGGAGAGGGCGAGCAGCTCGTAGGCCTGCTGGACCTCCACCCCGGCGCCCTGGGCCTCGGCGAGCTGCAGGGCCTCGTGGGCTTCGGCGGCGGCCTGCTCGAGCTCGTGCCAGTGCCAGTGGTAGAGGGCCTGCACCAGCAGGAGCCGGGCGCGCTCGAGCCCGACCATGCCCCCGACCATGGCGTTGACCAGCATTAACAGCGCGAACTGCCCGGCGTTCTCGCGCAGCCCGAGCCGGGGGAGGGAATTCATGCGCTCTCCCCGCCCGCTGCCCCCCTCATGCGTTCCCCTCAGCCACCACCGGATATCCGGCCTCTCGCCAGTCCGGCAGGCCCAGCTCCAGGCGTCGGGCCTGGAAGCCTCTGGCCCGCAGCAACTCTACAGCCTCATCGGCGAAGGTGCAGTACGGCCCGCGGCAGTACGCGATGACCTCCACTCCCCGGGGCAGGGAAGGCAGCAGCGCCTCGAGTTCCTCGATGGGTGCAGGGATCGCCCCGGGAATGTGCCCAGCTGCGAACTCCTGGCGCGGGCGCACGTCGAGCAGCACGGCGTCGCCCCGCTCGAGCTTGGAGGAGAGCGCCTCGAGGCTTACCACGTCGCCCTCGCGCTCCAGGGTGCGCGCGACCAGGCGCTCGACCTCGGCCAGGTGCCGCCGGGCCAGGTCGCGCAGGGCCCGCCAGAGGGGAAACGTGCTCTCGCTCAGGCGGTAGTAGACGAACACGCCCTGGCGGCGCTGCTCGACCAGCCCAGCCGAATAGAGGACTTGCAGGTGCTGGCTGGCATTGGCCACGGAGAGGTCAGCCTCCCTGGCCAGGCTCTCCACGCTGCGCTCTCCCTGGGCGAGGAGTTCGATAAGCTCGAGGCGGTGATTGTTGGCCAGGGCCTTGCCGATACGGGCGAACTGCGCGAAGAGCTGGTCCTTGTAGCGGCGCTTTTGGGCAAGATCCATGATAAAGAACTCTATTGACTACTTGATAATGCGTCAAGACACCGGTGGCAGCGAGCCCATCGAGATCGAACGGGACCAGCGTCACGGCCGAGAGCCCACCGACATGGACCCTGCCTACTGAGCACGGCTCGAGTACGGCCTCAGCGGCCTCAACGGCGCGGTGCCCTCCGCCCCTTCGGCGGGGTCAAGCACAGCGGTTTGGGCCGCGAAGGCGGGCACTGGGGGCTCGAGGAGTAGAAGTATATTTCAGCGGGGCTTTAGGGGTCGCCGGTATTGTGTAGTTGGGCTATAGGGCCAGCGCCCCCAAGTACCCAAGTTAGCACCCAGGACCCCTGACGGAACGCAGGGAAGTGCCTCGGGTGTTGTTTGCGTCCGAGCAAAACTGGGTTGGATGGCTGGAGCATACGAGGCCCATCATGAGCACCAGGTCGTCCTGGACGAGGTGTAGCGGATATCTGGTCTCTTTCCCGTCCTCCCCAGCCCGATCGACCACACCCGGGGGACAGCACAGAGGGTGGGGTGCGCTCTGGCTCGGTACATATGGGGTATACAGGAGCAATCCCCGGCTAGACCGGTGAGGTTGGCCGGGGTAATTAATTTCTCGATGCTCCAGCCGATAGCACCCGCTAAACCTGAAGGAATACCTCGAACTGTTCCAGGCTGGGCGGTGCGGTGAAGAGCTGGGCAAAATGTGCGATGACTTCCTGATACTTGCCGCTGCTGTTCCAGTAGGCGGCATCGGCCTCGGTTTCCCAAAACGTGACGGCCACGCCCTTACCCGTCTGGCGGTCGCCGGTCATATAGCCCGATTTAAAACCTTGGGCACCTTTGAGGGTAGGAATGACCTTTTCCCGCCAAATCTGGATGGCTTCATCTATTTTGCCGACTTGAATGTGCGAGGTGACAATTCTGGCGTGCATAAAACCTCCTATGAGTGTGGGTGTCGCTGGCACTCCCCGAGTAGTCTTCTTGGAGTTTGAGGCTATGGGGACGGCGCGTGCCCTGAACATTCCTTCTAAGCCCAGCAGGGCTCAGTACGCTGGGTCGGGGTCGTCCAGGTTGGGGAAGCCGAAGCCTTTGGGGGTCTCGGCCATCACCTCGAGCACGACCCCGTTGGGATCGGCGAAGAAAAAGGCCCGCACCACGCCCTGGAGGGTCTGAATCTCGCTTAGATGGCTGGCTTGGCCTTGCAAGCGGGTGTGCCAAGCCTCCAAAGCCGCCTCGCTCTCGACGAAAAAGGCAATGTGGTCGAGGGTGCGCCCGGTCTTAGGCTGGATCGGCGGCTGGTAGGCGGGAAGCTCCGCCTCGGGGGTTTCGAAGAAGGCCAAGACGGTGTTGGGCGCGACGGTGATGAAGTAGTGCCTGCGCCCATCGTCTGCGGGTAGACGATGGGCCATGGCCACCTGTGCCCCCAGCACATCACGGTAAAAGGCCACGGTCTTTTTCATGTCGCTGGTGACCAGGGCCACGTGGTGGATGGCGGCGAAGGGGGCCTTCAGGCCCCAGCGGTCGGGGAGTGCGAGAGCGGGTTGAATGCTGGACATGGAGCGTTCCTTTCAGGGCTGAAATAGTACGAGCTGTTCCAGGCTCTGGGGCGTGAGGTCTTGTTCGCCGCTGGGGTATCCGTTGCTGTGCAAGATGAAGGCGATCAGCTCGAGGATCTGGGTTTGGCTCAGATGACCGGCCCGACCCAGGGGCATATTTTGGGAAATGAAGAGCTGAAGCTCTTTTCCCTTACGTCCGCGCCAACGGTCGGTGAAGCGCGCTCCGGAAAGCGGCGGGCCGTAGCGCCCCTCGAGCTGTGCGCCGTGGCAGGCCGCGCATTGCTGCAACACCAGGGTTTGACCGCTCTTGACCTGGGTTGTGCTGAACCAGGGCGCAGCTCCTTTTTGAGCCATAAGGACGCTCGAGCCCATCAGCGCCACCGAAGCCCAGAACAAAGTCGCTCGCATGGGCTCCCTACTGACCCGCTACGAAACCGCTGTAGACCAGGTTGTAGGCATTAGCCTGGGGGTCGAAGCTCAGGCTGAAGCGGGTAGGGTAGAGGGTGGTGCGCCCAACCGTCACGGGGCGGCTCACGGCTTCGCTAAACCCCTGCTTCTTGAGCAAGAAGGCTTTGGTGATCATGGGCTCAGTGAAGATGTACTGGTTGTTGTAAAAGCCCGAGATCAGGGTGTAGTCGAAGAGGCCGGGCTTGAGCTGGCCGGGGGCGGCGAACTCCGAGAGGGGCAGCCCGTGGAAGCCCATCAACGGCACGCAGAACTCGGCGGCGTTGGCGCCGGGGGGCACCGCGGGGGCGTAGCCCTTGGGGGTCAGCTCCAGAGCGGGCGGGGTCAGGTTCTTGCAGTCAATTTTGTCCACAGCAGCGCTGGGCACTCCGAAGAAGTGAATGTCGAAGTGGGGGGTGAGGTAGCGATCTGGAGGATGTCCGAACTTCTCCCAGTAAAGATCTACGTGGTCGAGGAACGTGCTCTGTTTGACCGCCTCCGGCAGTTCCAGCCGCAGGGTCGGCCCCTGCATCATGATGGCCATCATGGCGTCGGTTTGGGTGGGGGGTGCTTCGCCCGCGCTGGGTTCGGGGGCGTTCTGAATGGCCTGCAAAGGAATGCTGAGGCCCACCTCTTGAACCACTTTTTGTGCGTTTAGTTTGGCCCAGCTCGTTACCTTGGCGCCAAACAAAACCCCGGATGCCCCCATTACGGTCTGGCTTTGGGTCTGGGCCAATACCCAGACGCTCGCCAAGCCCAGTCCAGCTAGGATGGTGCCAATCCAAAACGACTTCTGCATACCAACCTCCTTCTAACTCGCAACTACCGAATAGCACCGGTTCAGCGACCCCTCCTGCATTTCGTTTCAAGGAAATATGGACGGGTCGTTGGGCGCGCTCCAACTGCCGGCTTCCAAGAGCTGTACCCCCAGATACCGGGCCAGCCCCCGAGCGCCTGCGGACATGGCCTGAGCGAAGCGTTCCCGGTCATCACAGCCCCAGGCGCTGAGGTGCAGCAAAGTGGTGCCTTCTTCGAAGCGCAGGGTCCAGCGGGCCAGCACGGTCTCGGTGTGGAACTCGAGGCTCTCCGGCGGCTTCACCCCACACACCCGCAGCTCCACCTTGCCACCCAGGCGGTAAACTGCTTCGCTGCCGTCTGCTCGGCCGGGCTTCAGCGGCTGAACCGATGCCACGACCGGCCACCAGGCTGGCCACCGTTCAAGGTCGGAGAGGGCGACCCAGACTGCCTCCAGGGGGGCGGCCAGAGCCCAGGTGCTCTCGAGGGAGTACTCCATCTCCCCTCCAAGAGGGTTACTGCCCGGGTGCCCGGTAGCTGGGGCTGAGTTTGGCAGCTGCATCCATGTCTTCGGGGGTCAACAACACGGTGGTCTTGATGCTCACCCGCCCGCTGGCGTTGAGGGTCATGGACAGTGCGGCGGCGGTGGGGTGGTCGGGCACTTCAGCAATGACATAGCAGTCAGCGTCACCAAAGGCGTAATACATGGCCTCGATACGCCCACCCACGGATTTGACCGCAGCCTCGGCCGCGGCCTTGCGGCTCGTCCCGCCCTCCTTGAGTAAACCGCGAATTCCTTCGCCGACATAGTTCACCTGCAACAGGTACTTGGGCATGGTCTTCTCCTTTGACCGCTAGTAGGGGGTAACCTCAACGTCCTCGGCGAACCAGAATTCCGGCTTGCTGATTACCCCGGCTTTGTCCATGGCGGTTTTCAGCTCTTCCGAGTTGGCAAACTCCTGGGCGGAGTGGGCGTTGTTGAAGCGGTGGGTGATCACGACGGTGTGCGGGTGGCCCACCTCACGGTGAACGCTGGCGGCTGTCACACCTTTTTCCTTGCGCACCGGGCCAAGCGCATCGTAGACGCGCTTCCACTTAGTGTAATCCCCGATATCGTGCCGAACGAACAGGGTGGTCATGGCTTTCTCCTTTTTAGTTAGAGGGCTGGGGGCCGAACAGCTATGGGTGGGCGGTTCCTCCTTGGTGCCGCCAGTATGCCAAAGAGGGCGTCGCGTGAGCGTCGCGTGGAGACTCGACTACGGTATATTCCTGGGTGTCGAGCGCTACGAGACGATGGATCACCTCGAGGGCGCATAACCGCGCGCCTTCTTCCAGCCCCACAGACCTACAACGTGGGCGGGTCC is a window of Allomeiothermus silvanus DSM 9946 DNA encoding:
- a CDS encoding ArsR/SmtB family transcription factor, whose amino-acid sequence is MDLAQKRRYKDQLFAQFARIGKALANNHRLELIELLAQGERSVESLAREADLSVANASQHLQVLYSAGLVEQRRQGVFVYYRLSESTFPLWRALRDLARRHLAEVERLVARTLEREGDVVSLEALSSKLERGDAVLLDVRPRQEFAAGHIPGAIPAPIEELEALLPSLPRGVEVIAYCRGPYCTFADEAVELLRARGFQARRLELGLPDWREAGYPVVAEGNA
- a CDS encoding VOC family protein, giving the protein MSSIQPALALPDRWGLKAPFAAIHHVALVTSDMKKTVAFYRDVLGAQVAMAHRLPADDGRRHYFITVAPNTVLAFFETPEAELPAYQPPIQPKTGRTLDHIAFFVESEAALEAWHTRLQGQASHLSEIQTLQGVVRAFFFADPNGVVLEVMAETPKGFGFPNLDDPDPAY
- a CDS encoding DUF5602 domain-containing protein, with the protein product MQKSFWIGTILAGLGLASVWVLAQTQSQTVMGASGVLFGAKVTSWAKLNAQKVVQEVGLSIPLQAIQNAPEPSAGEAPPTQTDAMMAIMMQGPTLRLELPEAVKQSTFLDHVDLYWEKFGHPPDRYLTPHFDIHFFGVPSAAVDKIDCKNLTPPALELTPKGYAPAVPPGANAAEFCVPLMGFHGLPLSEFAAPGQLKPGLFDYTLISGFYNNQYIFTEPMITKAFLLKKQGFSEAVSRPVTVGRTTLYPTRFSLSFDPQANAYNLVYSGFVAGQ
- the ribH gene encoding 6,7-dimethyl-8-ribityllumazine synthase → MREYEGKLIGTGMRFGLVVSRWNDLVTRRLLEGAVGALRAHGVEEEALEVAWVPGSFELPLLARQMARSGRYEAVIALGCLIRGATDHYSLIAAAVTHALQHTMLQSDIPIAFGVLTTDTLEQALERAGTKAGNKGAEAALAALEVANLMKAYRGG
- a CDS encoding GYD domain-containing protein, with amino-acid sequence MPKYLLQVNYVGEGIRGLLKEGGTSRKAAAEAAVKSVGGRIEAMYYAFGDADCYVIAEVPDHPTAAALSMTLNASGRVSIKTTVLLTPEDMDAAAKLSPSYRAPGQ
- a CDS encoding SRPBCC family protein translates to MEYSLESTWALAAPLEAVWVALSDLERWPAWWPVVASVQPLKPGRADGSEAVYRLGGKVELRVCGVKPPESLEFHTETVLARWTLRFEEGTTLLHLSAWGCDDRERFAQAMSAGARGLARYLGVQLLEAGSWSAPNDPSIFP
- a CDS encoding antibiotic biosynthesis monooxygenase — protein: MTTLFVRHDIGDYTKWKRVYDALGPVRKEKGVTAASVHREVGHPHTVVITHRFNNAHSAQEFANSEELKTAMDKAGVISKPEFWFAEDVEVTPY
- a CDS encoding tetratricopeptide repeat protein, with amino-acid sequence MERGLEAAAQAAVRDHCLMRLYAAGLWNRLEARDRPRAERLARAGLDLEAQGTLCPVCSVQFYPALAAFRLEQGELEDALAYARKAQKFAESFQNQPGRAQARWVEGRALAAQGQIEEAQAAFTEAASLFRDLGHAYDLALVLSNLAQLPGQQAHAAEAQHLLAALRSG
- a CDS encoding c-type cytochrome; this translates as MRATLFWASVALMGSSVLMAQKGAAPWFSTTQVKSGQTLVLQQCAACHGAQLEGRYGPPLSGARFTDRWRGRKGKELQLFISQNMPLGRAGHLSQTQILELIAFILHSNGYPSGEQDLTPQSLEQLVLFQP
- a CDS encoding antibiotic biosynthesis monooxygenase family protein, giving the protein MHARIVTSHIQVGKIDEAIQIWREKVIPTLKGAQGFKSGYMTGDRQTGKGVAVTFWETEADAAYWNSSGKYQEVIAHFAQLFTAPPSLEQFEVFLQV